The sequence below is a genomic window from Paroedura picta isolate Pp20150507F chromosome 12, Ppicta_v3.0, whole genome shotgun sequence.
GCTGCTGGGTGTAGGTCTGCTCCTGATGCATGTGGTTTCTACGTGACCTGCTGGGGTTCTCCTGGCTCTTGTTTTCTGGTAGAATTTCTACAGCAGCGCATGGAAGTTAAAGAACTGTGTCCCACCGCCATTTCTGTTGCTAGAGAGGACGGTTCCCATATTCTTGCTGAGATGTTCCTGTTTTGGTTGAAAGCTTCCTCTAACCAGAGGtgggccaactgtggccctccagatgcccatggactacaattcccatgggacatctggagggccacagtttgcccacccctgctctgcacCAAGCAGTAGACAGCCAGACAATGATGTACGCATTGGGTGTTCCAACAGATGACTgttgaaatggaggagaaaagccAGCTCATAGGTCACTTACAAGGGAAACTGGCCACTCTGGAGAAGCGATTGGAGGAGAATCTCTCTGGTGACGAGCATGCACAGGAGCTGCTCCAAGAGGTAACAGAGCATCATGGGTAGCATTTGGAAAGGATGTCAAGGCAGTGCACTTAAGGACATGTAATTTGTTTGTGTGTGGCAAACCGTATCCCTGGCACCTTCTGAGGCCGGTGGAGTTTGCTTGCTTACACATGTCCTTGCTCTGCAAGAGTACCCTGGTTCAGTCACTGTGCTTTCCGGACGAGGTGCCTGCCACCATAGAGGGTCTGTGGTTGCCTATTAGAGTTTGTGAGCAGGTCCCAGGGTGTGTCAGTTCCTTTGCAGTGCAGCTTGGGCTTATGGCTGTTTGTGCTTTTTCCAGAAAAGTGCTCTGGAGCAGCAGCTAGAGAGTGCCCAGCAGCAGCTTTCAGCAGCACAGGCGAGTCATGCAGAGAGCGTGAGCCTCTTGGAGACTCAGGTAAGCAAGCTGGACAAGGCCTTTGTGTGAGAGAGCTACAGCATTCATGGATCCTGAAGGAGCATTCTTGACTTAATTTAAAAAGTGGTTAGCCTCAGAATCTGCTTTCAGTGCCCCAGCTCAGGCCTGGGGTTAGTGAGAGAGTAATTACTTTCTCTAAGTGAAAGCAGAGCATCTCTTATCCTGCCATCCCCTGTACATTTGGGATTAAGAGAAACAACTTCCTGAGATATGTATTTGAAAAGAAATATAAACTGGATTTGTAAAATATTAATGTAAACCTATCCTTGAGGAGGGACAGACAAAAGAGACATATATTTCCCTTCATGTTGAGAACTTAAATGCACCTTCATGACCCTTGCAGGGAGTTCTGGCTCTGCGTGTTGGAATGTTAAATCTTtgaatgtccccctccccaatctccctgCGCATGTAGAACTGCTGCGTCACAGAGGACAAGCCATGGAGGGGTGGTCATGGGCATGTGATCCTCCACTTGAAGGGTGAGGTGACAGAGGCTGTGAAATCCGCACCAGGCACATTTCCTAATTGTGTATTGCTGCCCAATGCACAATTGGAGACTTGATGCAGACATGGGACCAAAGGAGGGAACTTAACTACAGCGATGTTGAAACTGACAAGCTGTAGCTTGTGGtcatctggcatgccagaacTGGAGCTCCTGTAGTTGGTGCAAATTGTAGTTGGTGTCAACTACAGGCTGGTATGGCTTGTAGCTGTTGGCCTGCTCCCAGACACTGGAAATGAACTTGTGCTTATAGAAGCATTGAGGGGACAGAAACTCAGTTCAACAAATAGCTCTAATCCATGGTTGGCCCAGGAAGTTCGAGCCTGCTATTTGAGCCAAAGCTTGTTGCTTCCTAGATCCACCAGCTGAATTGCAAGGTGGGGCAGGGCAGACACAGCTGAGTGAGGGAGAGGAATGCATGCAGAGCATCCAAGAGAGCAGACTGCACCAGATAGAGGCCATATTAGCCTATgtgtttctttcttgcttttctcctgAATGGAGATGGCTGTACCGGATGACAGTCAACTTCAGAGGTGGAATTGCTCCAAGCACTAGGCTTAAAGAGAACCTGTTACAGAAGACTTCTGCTTTTGCTTGCTTTCTTCCTTCCCCAGTGTTCCTGTTGACAAGTCATTATATGGGACGCTATAAAAGCATTTGATAGCAATGTTACTCAGATAAAACTGGCTAGAATAGGAGATGGGGAACTGGCTGGAGAGAGGGCTCTTCCCCACTGATCTCAGCTTGATGTCATTCTTAACTTTCCTTTGTCAGTAACATCAGGACTCTTGCTCCTTTGCAGGCAGAATTAAACAGTAGGGAAACAGTCAGTGTTGAAATTGCCAAAGCCCTGGAAGAGGCAGGGAAACACAAGGAAGACTTGCAGCAACAGGTGAGTCTGTGCTGCTAGTACTCCAATAAGGGGTAAGGGGGCCTTGAGACTCTTTCCCCAGAGACCAAACCTGAGGGAATCCAGGGCATCTGTTGTACAACATGGTTTGTGATGTGCCCCTCAGGCTAGCCATTGGCTCACTTAGAGTTGACGTGTTTCTGCATAGTTCAATGCTGTGGGGAAGTGTGGGTTCTTTTTGCCTCTCCACAGCATTGTGATGCATTTGTGTGCCTCCCGGGATTTCCACATATTTTCTCTGAACCTTTGCAAGTCTGTGTGTCCTAAAGTTTTGGGTGGCTATCTGCATTTTTCTGATCAGCCCACTTTCCCCACAACTACTGTTTCCTGTCCCTATCGcagaaggtttttctttttttcatcaaCAATTTAATAGCGTTGTATCAATATCCTATTATGCCAAAATATgcatcaggttctctgaatttcctactttcatgcttttaaaaagcaagtcACTGGCCTCTTTGCTTGCAAAGATATATGGAAAAAATCATTTCTCGGCCTCTGTGTCAAAAACATCTTGGTGAGACTGAAATCAGTCAAAGGAACTGTGAAGTTCTGTCTCCAAAACAAAACTGTTTTAGAGATCACCTGGCTGACTGCCCAATTTGATAACTCAGTCTTGGTCCATCATCCAGCCAGTGTTTCTAGTAGCCTTTTTAGCAGTCTGAGGGATGGAAGGTTCTTGTTCACAGCAGTGGTGGGTTTGCACCTGCCTCCTGCAGGCCATGAGGAAGGCTGCCTTGAAGCTTTCACCCAATGGGGTAGGCTGTTTCTACAGTTAGACCCAGCAATAAGTCAGAGGCAGGAGCCCTCCTGTTGCAAGGCTCTGCAAAGATGATAGCTTTGGGGCCTTTTTATGATCCCACGTTTATATAGAGCTTGGTTGCCACACGGAGCATGGAATTACCTGGAGAGTTCACAGTCAACACTGGGAAGAAAAATAACAGTGCTGGTGAATGTGTGAGGGGGGACATTAGAGAGAGTGTGGAAGTGGTGCTCAGGATTATTCAAGGCAAGCTTTGAATAGAAGTGAGTGTCTGAGCAGAATGTGAAGGGAAATAGACTCGAGAGGGACAGCAGTTCTAAGAGACCAAGGGACAGACAGGAAGTGAGGATGAGCTTTacagggggaagaaaaagagattgATTTGCGTGTGTGTGCTGTGCATAGCCGAGTATTTTGCTGTTCATGACCCAACAGGTTCTGTTTGAAAGGCCTCGTGTGCCAAGGAGATAACAAGGGCTCTGGTTTTGACTATTGATTTGTGATGGTTTTTATCACACATGCAAGTTGAATCAAGCAATTCAAAACAGATATCCATGTGTGAAGTTGCCTGGAGTGATGGATTGAGAATTTCTCAAGTCAAGTCCAACAGCCACCTTTTAAGTCCCCTGATCCTATTTTGGTGTTTAGGTTGCAGACCTGACCTTGTTGCTGAAGGAGAAGGACGGGCTAATTCTGGATAAAATGGACACACTccagaaaaaggaggaagagctgaaatGCATCAAGCGAGGTGAGGCCCAGCAAATCCTGCCTACTGGCAGGGCTGGTAATGCCATGATAGCTGGCCCCtctgccctcttcttctcctgtgaATCTGAGGCCCCCCAATGCCACATCTGCATGtactatctaaagcaggggtagtcaaactgtggccctccagatctccatgaacTACTCAGATAAATagaagcaaacactggcaggggctcatgggaattatagttcatggacatctgaagggccacagttcgaCTACCCTTGATTTAAAGAATGGCTCTGCTGGAAGCTTTCTCTGAATCCACTTCTTGCTGTGTCCCTCTGCTCCAGGCTATGAGGAGCTTCAACTTCAAATGCAGCAGTTGAAGACCGACCTCGAGTTGTGCCACAAACAAGCTGCAGAGAACGAAGCCGTGATGGGAAAACAGATGAGCACTTTGCAGAAAAAGGTAAAAGAGCAGCAGGCACGCCTGCTGACCCGCAAGAGCCAGAGCCAGGTGAGCAGATGTCCCTTCAGCGTGTGGCAGGGAGCCCTCACAGTCTGCCAAGACCTTTCATTGAactgcttctccccacccctagTGCTTCTGGCCTAAAGTCCTCCTGCCTGTTGGTGTATCTGGAGAGCagcagctaaatggaacctccagttTTAGAGAGACTAGCTAACATAGGAGGGGTGTCGAATGAGGGGAGGGCACCATGACCTTCAGGCCCTGCTTGTGGATGTCTTGCAGGCTGGTCATTATCAGAAAGACCAAGCTGAATCAGGTTGACTCCTGGCCTAATCCCATGAGTCCTCATGTATTTTAGACAATATGGATTAGACTCTGAGGCATCCCTCATAGCTTAAATTCGGGGCTCTGTGTGTCATGAGAGTTGGGAAAAGTGCCATTGCAATATTGGGCACAGAATTAAACTTAGTGGATtttagtttttttatttttaagaaggcTCCTAGCCCTTATGGTAAAAAGAGACATCTGAGGGTGACTGGGTAGTCATGGTGAATCTGGGGagtgaggggggtgggtggagaaaaGATTCCTTTGGCCAGTCAATTAAGCTATTATGTCTTGTACCTATCCTTGCCCTGTTCTGTGGTGAGAAGTGACACGTGTAAGATAAAACAAGTGTTCAGATTTGCAGAATTGGCATACAACTGATTGTGTATATATGCCCTTGCTTTCCTTGATTTGTATGGGCTCTGTTCATAAAGCCCGCTCTACTAAGGCTAACATGTAATCTGGAATAGCTGTCCCTTTGGTATTAGTGCCTCTTTGTCCATCTCCATCATGCATATATGGCAAGAATAAATTTTGGTGTTTTTTTCTGAATTGATATGCAGCACTTCCTTGTTATTGCTCTGATCTTGCTTATCTTGGCtccttttgtttccaaatagacCGCTGGGCTGGAACTGGCATCCAAAGCCTTGAAGAAACAATTGCACTCCACTGAAGTTGGCAAAGTGAAGCCAAATGGGGAAGTGGCTGCTACGGACGTAGTCCAGCTGCAGAAGGAGAACAGGGAACTGAAGAAGCAAATAGCAGAGAAGAACAAAGTAAGGGTGCAATTGATTAAGAGGCTTCTAAACCATATACCAAACTGTGCCAGGCCATTGATCCATGCAGTTTACTAttctctcctctgactggcagtagtTTTCTCAAAGTGTCAGGGAGCAAATGATCTTTCCCAGTACTTGCTAATTCGAGAAGGGGCTGTGATTCAGCAGTAAAGTGTCTGCTTGCATGCAGCGGATCCCAGAAATCACTAGACACAGTGACCCATAATAGGCTGCAATATCCAGAGCTTTGCTTGCGTGAGTAAAAGGCCTCAACAACCTCCGGTACATCTGATTCACCAAAACTGTGTGCTGCattgttttcttgttttgctGGCATTGTGATATAATCTGTACAGCAATGCCGTCTGTTCCCATAGGGGATCTGTTGCATTTCTaagatgaaatggctgctttatttgGATAACTAATAATAACCAAATGGTTACCGTATTCCTACGTAAGAGCTAGCTGGCTTCTATGAGAAACACGGCAGTTAGCTTCTATAAAAGATGCTGGGTTTGAGTATTCCTGGAACCTGAAGAGTCATAtcattcttcccctcctcccccccccatgtagatGATCAGACAGTTACAGCAGAGGATGGCAGAACTGAAGAAGACATTACAGAAGGAACTGGTAAGCTCGCCCCAAACTACCCCCCAGCCTGAATCAGTCCTCCTCCAGCTCTGTGCTTAGGGCAACATTTGAATGTGTATGGCGCTATTGCACTTTCACAAAAGTATTGGCTTAGGCAGCCAACAAGCATGGTCTAACTCTGCCTTATCAGAAGTTCTCCTCCAAATCTGTGTCCTTCTTTGTCACAATTCAGCAGGAACAGCATGTAAAGTGATAGTTGCCTTTAAATGGCATGAAAAGTGATAGTGCAACAAGCTATTTGGcttcctgataaacatttaaaaaaaaccaagtttctagcccttaagACTGCAAAGGTATTCTTCAAAACACACGTGTAGTCTGTGCTGAAATCCAGGGAAGAGGCTGAATATGATTGTAgaggtcagggtttttttttggggggggggtgtgtcagtggtcccccctccccctgcaactaCCACAACCAGGATAATAGCTTGAAAATAGCAAGCATTTTAGGGTAAATTATGCAGAATAAAGAACTATGCAAAAGTTGTGGAATAATAGTTTTCCTTGGTGCAAAATGAAAATGATCCCGGAGCTAAATTTCATTTAACCACCGACTACTCAGCAAAATACATTCCCAAGTGACAtggaaaaaataaaagcatacCATTAAGCATTCAAGTTGGTTCTTTTCTGTATCGTGTAAAGGATTATATAGGTAAAAATCCTAATCCGTTCACAGATCTATACCATTAATGGACCCGAATCTCACAAACTAGTCGAAGTCAATGATGCAGTCAGCTCCTTGGGAGATGTTCAGTTGTGACTTCCAGTCTGTGAGTTGGCACAGCTGGTCAcctgctgcagaggacaggaagggcaagACTTGCATCCCTTTCCTTGTTCATTCCCTAGTGGAGACACAGTTTCCTTCCTTGCAAAGAGCGTGTAGTCAGGAAAAGACAGGAGTAAAGCTTCAGTGGTATCTGGCCTGTCGATGTATGGCAGAGAGGGCCTTTTAATCTGCCACTGTGTTCCTTACAGAAAATTCAACCGGACAGAGAGGTCCCCGAAGCACACAACGCTGCCTTGACCGTGACAAACAACTCAGACTTGAGTGACTACCAGGAGAAAAACTTTGAGTATCTTAAGCATGTGGTATTAAAATTTATGTCCTGCCGGGAATCAgaggtaaaaaaaagaaaaatgcattgtTTGATACAGCTTTTGCTGTTTCTAGCCCCTCCTCATCGTGTCTGTGGGTTCCACAAGATTCCTAATGTTtgttaaatgaaaaaaaaatgaaagcaaacgAATTCAGTTTAAGCAGTTCACGTGTTGACTTTGATGTAAAATCTGCCTATCTTGCCATATGAAGCTGCCATACAGAATTAGGCCAATTAGACCAATTAACTCAATTAACTCAATACTGTTTTGGCTGGCAGCGGTTCTCCAAGAGTTCTCcagatccccctcccccgcacACACTAGAGACCCATATGCTTCAAAGACGTGtgactgagccatggcccttaacTTATGCCATTAGTGGGAGATTGCTGATTAGCTACCTGGCCTGGCTTCCATGATCAAACCTGAATGCCTGCCTCGCCCTGTGAGCCCAGGTGacaattcagggttttttttcaagAGACATTTCTGGTTGTTTCCTCTCTGCTATCATCTCCTATGGCAGCCCTGGTGTTGTGATACAGCCTGCCAGAAGTACACAAGGTAGCATCCTTGTTGGGgttttgcaggacctgtaaaGCACTTTCCTCCCATACATTTCTCTGGACTGTTTGTATTGGCATCATTAGCTCTGAGCTCAGCTCCCAGTCTTTCTAAGTTGTGGTTGCTTTTTAAGTAGGCAGAATATACTTTTCTGAATGAAGGGGCTGTGATGACCGATCGTGGCTTTGCTGTGTTTTAGGCATTCCACCTCATCAAAGCTGTATCTGTTTTGCTGAACTTCTCTCAAGAGGAAGAAAGCATGCTCAGGGAAACCCTGGAATACAAGGTGAGGCTTGAGCTGAACTCGCAGTTACTGTTCACATATGCACCTACATCACCGGGTAACTTTGTATACGCAAAGCTATTATTGAAGCCCCACCAGCAGAGCTTTCATTACTGTTCCTCATGCAACTCCTTCCCAACAGTCAACTTGGTGAGTGGGAGCTGCAGAGAGGGTGGAGGGCTGGGACTGCAGCCCCTTGGGTgtgggagtccctgccagcaatctCCCCCACCCGGAGGTGCCCCAGCCATGATCTCGCCAGCCCTTGCCGGCGCTgcaaaggcagggggagagcacaagccagtccccaccagcactcccgCTGCCCTGAGCAGCTCTGGCCGCTGCAGCAGGACTTGCCTGGCCTGCCTAGGGTGGTAGCACATGTTGCATTTAGAGGTACGACAGGCTTTTTTGCTCGTTGGAACTAAACCTCTGAATTGCTGAGTCTAAATCCTGCAGCAACATTGGCtgcatcgccccccccccttttcttctgtt
It includes:
- the GOLGA1 gene encoding golgin subfamily A member 1 isoform X1, coding for MFAKLKKKIAEEAATAPRPGGAARIPRSVSKESITSVGADSGDDFPSDGSSSREDLSSQLFRRNEQIRKLEVKLSDYAEQVRNLQKIKEKLEIALEKHQDASLRKLQEQNEAHQASRAKMAEGMALTLEKKDQEWRERLSFLENERKMLTAQLQEMRDQSLNLFKKRDDHDELEGFQQQELAKVKHMLLKKEEFLGQMEIELKASKQELFCTQEDLKASNILFSRLSAELQELRQQHANLKAERDELLDAKKSANNKITILEQQGHELEAHIQEMSVELQNTQVTASSYEKTLETLQAEHESLKLNYEQDKQKMTVEMEEKSQLIGHLQGKLATLEKRLEENLSGDEHAQELLQEKSALEQQLESAQQQLSAAQASHAESVSLLETQAELNSRETVSVEIAKALEEAGKHKEDLQQQVADLTLLLKEKDGLILDKMDTLQKKEEELKCIKRGYEELQLQMQQLKTDLELCHKQAAENEAVMGKQMSTLQKKVKEQQARLLTRKSQSQTAGLELASKALKKQLHSTEVGKVKPNGEVAATDVVQLQKENRELKKQIAEKNKMIRQLQQRMAELKKTLQKELKIQPDREVPEAHNAALTVTNNSDLSDYQEKNFEYLKHVVLKFMSCRESEAFHLIKAVSVLLNFSQEEESMLRETLEYKRSWFGSKPSPRGSIRPSISNPRTPWL
- the GOLGA1 gene encoding golgin subfamily A member 1 isoform X4, with translation MFAKLKKKIAEEAATAPRPGGAARIPRSVSKESITSVGADSGDDFPSDGSSSREDLSSQLFRRNEQIRKLEVKLSDYAEQVRNLQKIKEKLEIALEKHQDASLRKLQEQNEAHQASRAKMAEGMALTLEKKDQEWRERLSFLENLLKKEEFLGQMEIELKASKQELFCTQEDLKASNILFSRLSAELQELRQQHANLKAERDELLDAKKSANNKITILEQQGHELEAHIQEMSVELQNTQVTASSYEKTLETLQAEHESLKLNYEQDKQKMTVEMEEKSQLIGHLQGKLATLEKRLEENLSGDEHAQELLQEKSALEQQLESAQQQLSAAQASHAESVSLLETQAELNSRETVSVEIAKALEEAGKHKEDLQQQVADLTLLLKEKDGLILDKMDTLQKKEEELKCIKRGYEELQLQMQQLKTDLELCHKQAAENEAVMGKQMSTLQKKVKEQQARLLTRKSQSQTAGLELASKALKKQLHSTEVGKVKPNGEVAATDVVQLQKENRELKKQIAEKNKMIRQLQQRMAELKKTLQKELKIQPDREVPEAHNAALTVTNNSDLSDYQEKNFEYLKHVVLKFMSCRESEAFHLIKAVSVLLNFSQEEESMLRETLEYKRSWFGSKPSPRGSIRPSISNPRTPWL
- the GOLGA1 gene encoding golgin subfamily A member 1 isoform X5; amino-acid sequence: MAEGMALTLEKKDQEWRERLSFLENERKMLTAQLQEMRDQSLNLFKKRDDHDELEGFQQQELAKVKHMLLKKEEFLGQMEIELKASKQELFCTQEDLKASNILFSRLSAELQELRQQHANLKAERDELLDAKKSANNKITILEQQGHELEAHIQEMSVELQNTQVTASSYEKTLETLQAEHESLKLNYEQDKQKMTVEMEEKSQLIGHLQGKLATLEKRLEENLSGDEHAQELLQEKSALEQQLESAQQQLSAAQASHAESVSLLETQAELNSRETVSVEIAKALEEAGKHKEDLQQQVADLTLLLKEKDGLILDKMDTLQKKEEELKCIKRGYEELQLQMQQLKTDLELCHKQAAENEAVMGKQMSTLQKKVKEQQARLLTRKSQSQTAGLELASKALKKQLHSTEVGKVKPNGEVAATDVVQLQKENRELKKQIAEKNKMIRQLQQRMAELKKTLQKELKIQPDREVPEAHNAALTVTNNSDLSDYQEKNFEYLKHVVLKFMSCRESEAFHLIKAVSVLLNFSQEEESMLRETLEYKRSWFGSKPSPRGSIRPSISNPRTPWL